One stretch of Hevea brasiliensis isolate MT/VB/25A 57/8 chromosome 12, ASM3005281v1, whole genome shotgun sequence DNA includes these proteins:
- the LOC110643897 gene encoding L-type lectin-domain containing receptor kinase S.6, giving the protein MRFYTSLIFWVHFFLFFNFNFFSLSILFLPTNNVTLYGDAHLRNNGISLTQGHGCSHPPSFPFFSSAPSSSSYSGVGRALYLYPIRFFDPTTNMTASFFCRFSFSIIPSPLCPFGEGMAFFITSNAESFSLSNGYMGLPGPSLNPQDSFVAVEFDTSSDLSLSDISSNHIGIDVNTVVSFASVDAVEEGIDLKSGRQITAWVEYTDATKLVQVWVSYSQIRPSNPVLQARIDLSEYVKEYMHVGFSASNGQGSAFHIVDHWRFKTYGSPSSVSPMDTTEGGDCLMCYSEDSGVNGNSTPSDLNEKRTNMREIALGLGGLAAFVLSMATVIFFVMRKKRGIGRRKRKVQIRIGQRGPTRFSIAEIKSATMGFHRNRVVGEGASATIYKGSLPSTGAVAIKRFNKGEIDCFRNPFITEFATMVGCLRHNNLVQLQGWCCEGEELVLVYEYLPNGSLDRILHNTTGSTICLSWKQRLNVVLGVAYALSYLHDECERQIIHRDVKSCNIMLDEEFNAKLGDFGLAEVYEHSTKTREATIPAGTMGYLAPEYVYSGVPSVKTDVYSFGVVVLELATGRRPVEDDGTVLVESVWSFWEKGKLIQAADAKLEGKFNEVEMERMLMVGLCCVHSNHEHRPTVKRAAKILKGEAPLPLLPPRKPKVEFHYVWPEDFEGRTILGGDHSPATDDMSWMTPRSHFGWD; this is encoded by the coding sequence ATGCGTTTTTATACCTCTCTTATCTTCTGGGTCCATTTCTTTCTCTTCtttaacttcaatttcttctcactttccatccttttcttgccTACAAACAATGTCACTCTCTATGGCGATGCACACCTTAGAAACAATGGCATTAGTCTCACTCAAGGACACGGTTGCTCCCACCCAccttccttccctttcttctcctctgctccttcttcttcttcttattctggTGTTGGAAGAGCTCTCTATCTATACCCAATTCGGTTTTTTGATCCCACAACCAATATGACTGCATCTTTCTTTTGCCGTTTCTCCTTCTCCATCATCCCATCTCCACTGTGTCCTTTTGGTGAAGGTATGGCGTTCTTCATCACCTCTAATGCCGAATCTTTCAGTCTTTCTAATGGCTACATGGGCCTTCCAGGGCCGTCCTTAAACCCCCAAGATTCATTCGTCGCTGTGGAATTTGATACAAGTTCTGATCTTTCTCTTTCTGATATCAGCAGTAATCACATTGGAATTGATGTCAATACAGTTGTATCTTTTGCTTCAGTTGATGCTGTCGAAGAAGGGATTGATCTGAAAAGTGGAAGGCAGATAACTGCTTGGGTTGAATACACAGATGCCACTAAGTTGGTTCAGGTGTGGGTTAGTTACTCCCAAATTAGGCCTTCAAATCCTGTTCTCCAGGCACGGATTGATCTCTCTGAGTATGTCAAGGAATATATGCATGTTGGTTTCTCGGCTTCCAATGGGCAAGGCTCAGCCtttcatattgttgatcattggCGATTCAAAACTTACGGTTCTCCCTCTTCTGTGAGTCCTATGGATACAACTGAAGGAGGGGACTGTTTAATGTGCTATTCTGAGGATTCAGGTGTCAATGGCAACAGCACCCCTAGTGATCTTAATGAGAAAAGAACCAATATGCGAGAGATTGCTTTGGGGTTGGGAGGTTTAGCTGCTTTCGTCCTCTCCATGGCGACAGTAATTTTCTTTGTTATGAGGAAAAAGAGGGGTATTGGCAGAAGAAAGAGAAAGGTCCAAATCCGTATAGGCCAAAGAGGACCAACAAGATTTTCAATTGCTGAGATAAAGTCAGCTACTATGGGGTTTCACAGAAACAGAGTTGTTGGTGAAGGAGCTTCAGCTACAATTTATAAAGGGTCTCTTCCATCTACAGGAGCAGTGGCTATTAAGAGATTCAACAAGGGGGAGATCGACTGTTTTCGCAATCCATTCATCACTGAGTTTGCAACAATGGTGGGTTGCTTGAGACACAATAACTTGGTTCAACTTCAAGGATGGTGCTGTGAGGGAGAAGAATTAGTCCTAGTTTATGAATACTTGCCCAATGGAAGCCTTGACAGAATCCTTCACAACACTACTGGTTCTACAATTTGCCTTTCCTGGAAGCAAAGGTTAAATGTAGTTCTTGGAGTTGCTTATGCTCTTTCATATCTACATGATGAATGTGAGAGACAGATAATTCATAGAGATGTAAAGTCATGCAATATAATGCTTGATGAAGAATTCAATGCGAAACTGGGAGATTTTGGCTTAGCAGAAGTATACGAACATAGTACTAAGACAAGAGAAGCTACTATACCAGCAGGGACAATGGGGTATCTTGCTCCTGAGTATGTTTATTCTGGTGTTCCATCAGTGAAAACTGATGTTTACAGCTTTGGTGTGGTAGTGCTAGAGTTGGCCACTGGAAGAAGGCCTGTAGAAGATGATGGTACAGTGCTTGTTGAGTCGGTGTGGAGTTTCTGGGAGAAAGGGAAACTGATTCAGGCTGCCGATGCAAAGTTGGAAGGGAAGTTTAATGAAGTGGAGATGGAGAGGATGCTGATGGTGGGACTTTGTTGTGTGCACTCAAATCATGAGCATAGGCCAACAGTTAAGAGGGCTGCTAAGATTCTTAAAGGCGAGGCTCCACTTCCTCTTCTGCCACCAAGAAAACCAAAAGTGGAGTTCCATTATGTTTGGCCTGAGGATTTTGAAGGAAGAACTATTCTTGGAGGAGATCACAGTCCTGCCACTGATGACATGTCATGGATGACACCTAGGAGCCATTTTGGCTGGGATTAA
- the LOC110643898 gene encoding protein MITOFERRINLIKE 1, chloroplastic, whose product MEANLCASLGLPSPDPRNQYHPLIDTNFTNLFTHFSSPLSTQTPHNPVKKHNKPITKSLPFASNSLSSNTKSTPNFSKWLEPTSRNSPKVQSLMKNLSVLERALIGAGGGGIAGAFTYVGLHPLDTIKTKLQTKGASQIYSSTLDAIVKTFQEKGILGFYSGVSAVIVGSTTSSAVYFGTCEFGKSILSKLEKFPSVLIPPTAGAMGNIVSSAIMVPKELITQRMQAGAKGRSFEVLLKILEKDGILGLYAGYSATLLRNLPAGVLSYSSFEYLKAAVLSRTKKSHLEPIESVCCGALAGAISASITTPLDVVKTRLMTQVNKEVVDKVAAAMYSGVSATVNQILKEEGWVGFTRGIGPRVVHSACFSALGYFAFETARLAILHQYLKHKELREMDVAPV is encoded by the coding sequence ATGGAGGCCAATCTCTGTGCATCCCTAGGCCTCCCATCCCCAGATCCCCGTAATCAATACCACCCACTAATCGACACTAACTTCACCAATCTCTTCACTCACTTCTCCTCTCCCTTATCCACCCAAACGCCGCACAACCCCGTCAAAAAACACAACAAACCCATCACCAAATCCCTTCCATTTGCTTCCAATTCTCTCTCTTCTAACACCAAAAGCACGCCCAACTTCTCGAAATGGCTCGAACCCACTTCAAGAAACAGCCCCAAAGTCCAATCCCTCATGAAGAACCTCTCAGTCCTTGAGCGAGCCCTCATTGGAGctggaggtggtggcatagctgGTGCATTTACTTACGTAGGCCTGCACCCGCTTGATACCATCAAAACAAAGTTGCAAACGAAGGGTGCATCTCAGATTTATAGCAGCACCCTCGATGCTATAGTCAAGACATTTCAAGAGAAGGGCATTTTGGGGTTCTATAGCGGCGTATCTGCGGTTATTGTGGGTTCTACAACCTCTTCAGCTGTGTATTTTGGGACTTGTGAATTTGGGAAATCGATTTTGTCCAAATTGGAGAAGTTTCCATCTGTGCTTATCCCTCCTACTGCCGGTGCCATGGGAAATATCGTGTCATCAGCGATTATGGTACCGAAAGAATTGATCACACAGCGAATGCAAGCTGGTGCTAAGGGAAGATCATTTGAGGTATTGTTGAAAATATTGGAGAAAGATGGTATTCTGGGTCTGTATGCTGGGTATTCTGCAACTTTGTTAAGAAATTTACCTGCTGGTGTGTTAAGTTATTCTTCATTTGAGTATTTAAAGGCTGCAGTATTGAGTAGAACTAAAAAGAGCCATTTGGAGCCTATTGAAAGTGTGTGCTGTGGAGCATTGGCTGGGGCAATCTCTGCATCTATAACCACACCGCTTGACGTGGTTAAGACAAGGTTGATGACACAGGTGAACAAGGAAGTGGTGGATAAGGTCGCAGCTGCAATGTATAGTGGGGTTTCTGCTACTGTGAACCAGATTCTGAAGGAGGAAGGATGGGTCGGATTTACCAGGGGAATCGGTCCTAGAGTGGTTCATAGTGCTTGTTTTTCAGCGTTGGGGTACTTTGCATTTGAGACAGCTAGGCTTGCTATTTTGCATCAGTATTTGAAGCATAAAGAGTTGCGTGAAATGGATGTTGCTCCTGTTTGA
- the LOC110643887 gene encoding protein MKS1 gives MLFKSSWPSASSNSSSSSSSAAAALCWYSKLSMDPSDFPLSRSPRRELQGPRPPALKVRKDSHKIRKPPVAPQPSQQQHHQQPTQPRLPVIIYTVSPKVIHTNPSDFMNLVQRLTGSTSSSTYSTSATSSSTSNPFNNDGGAISPAARYATIEKAKTPKDKIMPASEDMGFLEEIGIDQLMERSSGNLFPGILSPGPASLPPITPNFFSPQSDPNMVSFFHDLSPVVHGNKNFIEGSFMPSPSFFVSPRLASPTPSVDLFNNFNFNNIFDF, from the coding sequence ATGCTTTTCAAGTCCTCGTGGCCATCTGCATCTtctaattcttcttcttcttcttcttctgctgctGCTGCTCTTTGTTGGTATTCAAAATTGAGCATGGATCCTTCTGACTTTCCTCTTAGTAGATCTCCTAGAAGAGAACTTCAGGGTCCTAGACCACCTGCCCTAAAAGTCCGTAAAGATTCGCACAAGATCAGGAAACCCCCAGTAGCTCCACAGCCATCACAGCAACAACACCACCAGCAACCAACTCAGCCACGGCTGCCGGTCATAATCTACACAGTTTCACCAAAAGTTATCCACACAAACCCTAGTGACTTCATGAATCTTGTCCAACGCCTCACGGGCTCTACTTCTTCTTCCACTTATTCAACCTCCGCTACTAGTTCTTCAACTTCTAATCCTTTTAATAATGATGGTGGTGCAATATCGCCGGCGGCAAGGTATGCAACTATAGAGAAGGCGAAGACACCCAAGGACAAGATTATGCCAGCAAGTGAGGATATGGGTTTCTTGGAAGAGATAGGAATAGATCAACTAATGGAGAGATCATCAGGTAATTTGTTTCCTGGGATTCTTTCACCAGGGCCTGCTTCACTTCCTCCAATAACACCAAATTTCTTCTCTCCACAGTCCGATCCAAACATGGTTAGCTTCTTCCATGATTTGAGCCCTGTGGTTCATGGTAACAAGAATTTTATAGAGGGAAGTTTCATGCCCAGTCCTTCATTCTTTGTTTCTCCTCGCCTGGCTTCTCCAACTCCATCCGTAGACCTCTTCAACAATTTCAATTTCAACAACATCTTTGACttctga
- the LOC110643905 gene encoding uncharacterized protein LOC110643905, protein MVTICQKCGDRGWTELLIFCRACQAYAVHRYCLDVLPATFDEYAEWLCEDCEPKVATSSFLDKLSPFQVSENDTESFESVKVKKRNHVNKLKKKSKRKVKSCSKSRVLERRKTSFLHLNEVLCSKNSEKDQEFARQNGMDECGLDEAVESLKRKNCRPNVVDLQLLEMNCCKDGKKDEKHGRKHDFNESSFHEEAECLKINNSSVTIPLEVNYPEPGEIEQKIERWNGLGEDCFSGEAERPNGLGKSSFNGEGDSPKTKNTQLARCDSHPLEMDCFKDGEKDLKLRRLNNLDEGSSCEVAEPCRTNNSQLVVSYIPNIVVHAQPIKDPIWRGSLSLLEKKFGTVVGLVAHVSSIACPKASEEAKSLPTLLSPELLPRAAVWPKGFEKSGPNDDSIALYFFPDSERNEKVFDSLVNEMISQELAMRVDVQNAELLIFTSRILPMEFWRFQAKFYLWGVFKGKRTSKAAVDDNPGEGKGLTKDLTWDRRSPVSPLSNGSYGCGSMYSTLDPSMQ, encoded by the exons aTG GTGACTATTTGTCAGAAATGTGGTGACAGAGGCTGGACTGAGCTTTTGATTTTTTGTCGTGCATGCCAGGCTTATGCTGTGCATCG TTATTGCTTAGATGTATTACCAGCAACTTTTGATGAATATGCGGAATGGTTATGTGAGGATTGTGAACCAAAGGTTGCAACATCATCCTTTCTTGACAAACTTAGCCCTTTCCAGGTCAGCGAAAACGACACTGAAAGTTTTGAAAGTGTAAAAGTGAAGAAAAGGAATCATGTCAATAAATTGAAAAAGAAATCTAAGAGAAAAGTTAAATCTTGCTCTAAGTCAAGGGTTTTGGAACGTAGGAAAACCTCCTTTCTTCATCTTAATGAGGTGCTTTGCTCAAAGAATAGTGAGAAAGATCAGGAGTTTGCGAGACAAAATGGAATGGATGAGTGTGGCTTGGATGAAGCAGttgaatctcttaaaaggaaaaactgtcGACCGAATGTTGTTGACCTTCAATTGCTTGAGATGAATTGCTGTAAGGATGGAAAGAAAGATGAGAAGCATGGAAGGAAACATGATTTCAATGAGAGCAGCTTCCATGAAGAAGCTGAATGTCTTAAAATCAATAACTCTTCAGTGACTATACCGTTGGAAGTGAATTATCCTGAGCCTGGGGAGATAGAACAAAAAATTGAAAGATGGAATGGTCTTGGGGAGGACTGCTTCAGTGGAGAGGCTGAAAGACCGAATGGTTTAGGTAAGAGCAGCTTCAATGGAGAGGGTGATTCTCCAAAAACCAAGAACACTCAACTGGCTAGGTGTGATAGTCATCCTCTTGAGATGGATTGCTTCAAGGATGGAGAGAAAGATCTGAAGCTTAGGAGACTGAACAATTTGGATGAAGGCAGCTCCTGTGAAGTGGCTGAACCTTGCAGGACTAACAACTCTCAGCTGGTTGTTTCTTACATCCCAAACATTGTAGTCCATGCGCAGCCGATAAAAGATCCTATTTGGAG GGGAAGCTTGAGCCTTCTGGAAAAAAAATTTGGTACAGTGGTGGGACTTGTTGCTCATgtatctagcatagcatgccctAAAGCTAGTGAGGAAGCAAAGTCATTGCCAACATTGCTTTCACCTGAATTACTTCCTAGGGCTGCTGTCTGGCCTAAGGGTTTCGAGAAGTCGGGGCCAAATGATGACAGTATTGCTCTTTATTTTTTTCCAGACAGTGAAAG GAATGAAAAGGTTTTTGATAGTCTAGTGAATGAGATGATCAGCCAAGAACTGGCCATGAGAGTGGATGTTCAAAATGCAGAACTACTGATTTTCACTTCTAGAATACTGCCAATGGAGTTTTGGA GATTCCAGGCAAAATTTTATTTGTGGGGAGTATTCAAGGGAAAGCGAACTTCAAAGGCAGCGGTGGATGATAACCCTGGAGAGGGGAAAGGCCTCACGAAGGACTTAACATGGGATAGGCGGAGTCCTGTTAGTCCTTTAAGCAATGGTAGTTATGGTTGTGGCTCAATGTATTCCACACTTGATCCATCAATGCAATGA